The region GCAGGCTTTCTTCATTATTTGAAGCTCGGACTTTAATACTTTCAACTCTTTTATTCGTTGGTTAACTAATTCGAGCTGGTTTGCAATTAGATTATTGACTGAGGAACAGCTTTCTTCTGGTTTATTTTTAAGTTCAACTAGGGTCTTTATATCTGACAATGGAATATCGAGGCTTCGACAATGCTTTACGAACT is a window of Thalassotalea euphylliae DNA encoding:
- a CDS encoding Cd(II)/Pb(II)-responsive transcriptional regulator — encoded protein: MKIGELSKVSGCSIQTIRYYEKEGLLNPPSRSEGNFRLYDEKALKELEFVKHCRSLDIPLSDIKTLVELKNKPEESCSSVNNLIANQLELVNQRIKELKVLKSELQIMKKACSSDNTVERCGIMRTLEV